One part of the Mya arenaria isolate MELC-2E11 chromosome 3, ASM2691426v1 genome encodes these proteins:
- the LOC128226005 gene encoding uncharacterized protein LOC128226005, which produces MALNSELCDSVTSAKTSEDRQSYNTNKIPKGYTTDPRMLLMMSSRDFTNISPLPESQFLYYGIPRIDSRAAPCRKWSVRSGTSFIRRSDSASYQVLYCNRGDHRK; this is translated from the exons ATGGCGCTTAACTCGGAACTCTGTGACAGCGTCACTTCTGCGAAGACGTCTGAGGATCGTCAATCCTACAATActaataaa ATACCCAAAGGTTATACTACCGATCCGAGGATGCTTCTTATGATGTCATCGCGTGACTTCACCAACATCAGTCCACTTCCAGAATCCCAATTCCTGTACTACGGCATTCCCCGCATTGACAGCCGCGCCGCGCCCTGCCGGAAGTGGTCGGTACGCAGCGGCACCTCATTCATCCGTCGATCGGACAGTGCTAGCTACCAAGTTCTCTACTGTAACCGTGGAGATCAtcggaaataa